From a single Patescibacteria group bacterium genomic region:
- a CDS encoding uracil-DNA glycosylase yields MNQVTKQLKKIKDEVVKCKKCALCKTRILPVVGQGSHKAKAVFVGEAPGANEDKTGLPFCGNSGKILDELFVSIGYKREDAYICNILKCRPPSNRDPLPAEKAACVPYLIKQIEAIKPKVICPMGNHAASFLLAEFGLADEVAGISKMHGKIFEVKTSFGKIKIIPLYHPAVSVYNANTKDVLKKDFGILKKFLK; encoded by the coding sequence ATGAATCAAGTGACTAAACAACTTAAAAAAATAAAAGACGAGGTAGTAAAGTGCAAGAAATGCGCGCTTTGCAAGACGCGGATTTTACCCGTGGTTGGGCAGGGGAGCCATAAGGCAAAAGCAGTTTTTGTGGGCGAAGCGCCTGGGGCGAATGAGGATAAAACGGGTCTTCCTTTTTGTGGGAATTCGGGCAAGATTTTGGATGAACTTTTTGTTTCAATCGGATACAAAAGAGAAGACGCTTACATTTGCAACATTCTTAAATGCCGTCCGCCCAGTAATCGCGACCCTTTGCCAGCAGAGAAGGCGGCTTGCGTTCCTTATTTAATCAAGCAGATAGAGGCGATTAAACCAAAAGTGATTTGTCCAATGGGCAATCATGCGGCTTCGTTTCTTTTGGCGGAATTTGGGCTTGCGGATGAAGTCGCGGGCATTAGTAAAATGCACGGAAAAATTTTTGAAGTGAAAACGAGTTTTGGCAAAATTAAAATTATTCCTCTCTATCATCCCGCGGTATCGGTTTACAACGCTAATACGAAGGATGTTTTGAAAAAGGACTTTGGGATTTTGAAGAAGTTTTTAAAGTAG
- a CDS encoding HAD hydrolase family protein, translating to MKNINEITKEELGELKVVVFDIDGVVVPVGTELRENQDGTELLMKSKQLSREFIENLKKLKKYLKIGFSSGRNILYLKSLTNEIFDNRVILQAENGNITFLENKIVHPVYPDEYFGKLRDIKEKIKEIMAGDTRIRGFEPKLFILTVHCDKIEEIPALVKKMGGDDLYCLWTNEGYDIGSKEMSKGVAIASLAEQLGVGPKQIMTTGNNYNDAEMLKIGKGVSVLPERVEGEYFIKGEKLGGELLAEFLLEYFE from the coding sequence ATGAAAAATATTAATGAAATTACTAAGGAGGAGTTGGGGGAGTTGAAGGTTGTTGTTTTTGATATTGACGGGGTTGTTGTTCCAGTGGGGACGGAGTTGAGGGAGAATCAGGACGGGACGGAGTTGTTAATGAAATCAAAACAATTGTCGCGGGAGTTTATTGAGAATTTAAAAAAATTGAAGAAGTATTTGAAAATTGGTTTTTCTTCGGGGAGGAATATTCTTTATTTGAAAAGTTTAACGAATGAGATTTTTGATAATCGGGTTATTTTACAAGCGGAGAATGGAAATATTACATTTTTAGAGAATAAGATTGTTCATCCAGTTTATCCCGATGAATACTTTGGCAAATTGCGGGATATTAAGGAGAAGATAAAGGAGATAATGGCGGGGGATACGAGAATTAGAGGGTTTGAACCAAAACTTTTTATTCTGACGGTTCATTGCGATAAGATAGAGGAAATACCTGCTTTAGTTAAGAAGATGGGCGGAGATGATTTGTATTGCCTTTGGACAAATGAGGGATACGATATTGGAAGCAAAGAAATGTCAAAGGGCGTGGCGATTGCCAGTTTGGCAGAGCAACTTGGAGTCGGACCGAAGCAGATTATGACGACGGGGAATAATTACAACGACGCGGAGATGTTAAAGATAGGCAAAGGCGTTTCGGTTCTTCCGGAAAGAGTTGAGGGCGAGTATTTTATTAAAGGAGAAAAATTGGGCGGAGAGTTGCTGGCGGAGTTTCTGCTGGAGTATTTTGAGTAA
- the mnmA gene encoding tRNA 2-thiouridine(34) synthase MnmA, giving the protein MNIDSKKTVLVGLSGGVDSSVALAILKKQGLKPIGVSFRHSVCSENNFAIAKKICQKLKVPYHIIDARLDFNEKVIGYFLSELKDNRTPSPCLICNRFVKFQGLFDFARAEGIEYVATGHYARIKKNEKTGEYELLKGVDKMKDQSYFLSLLEQEQLGKIIFPLGEYTKKEVYQIAAQEGFKFFSEIKQSQDLCFVGKKALPFYLDEKLGVQPGDIVDKKGNVLGRHKGLFHYTIGQRKGINVSGGPWRVVDLDKKKNRIIITNKENDPALFRKTISLARCHFISGVKPKGEIKVMAKIRFNQKASRARLSVVGNKAKLIFEKPQKAATPGQFAVFYKGNVCLGGGAIC; this is encoded by the coding sequence ATGAATATTGATAGTAAGAAAACTGTTTTAGTCGGACTATCTGGGGGAGTTGATTCTTCGGTTGCTTTGGCGATTTTAAAAAAGCAGGGGCTCAAGCCGATTGGGGTTTCTTTTAGACATTCCGTTTGTTCGGAAAATAATTTTGCGATTGCCAAAAAAATTTGCCAAAAACTTAAAGTTCCATATCATATTATTGACGCGCGGCTTGATTTTAACGAAAAAGTAATTGGCTATTTTCTGTCCGAGTTGAAAGATAACAGGACGCCCAGTCCTTGTTTAATTTGCAATCGGTTTGTTAAATTTCAGGGCTTGTTTGATTTCGCACGAGCAGAGGGGATTGAATATGTAGCCACGGGGCATTATGCGCGGATTAAAAAAAATGAAAAGACGGGAGAGTATGAATTATTAAAAGGGGTTGATAAGATGAAAGACCAAAGTTATTTTCTTTCCCTTTTGGAGCAGGAGCAGTTGGGGAAGATAATTTTTCCTCTAGGGGAATACACTAAAAAAGAGGTTTATCAGATAGCCGCGCAAGAGGGCTTTAAATTTTTTTCTGAAATCAAACAAAGCCAAGATTTATGTTTTGTGGGCAAAAAAGCTTTACCCTTTTATTTGGATGAAAAATTAGGCGTTCAACCAGGCGATATTGTTGATAAAAAGGGGAATGTTCTGGGGCGACATAAGGGATTGTTTCATTATACGATTGGGCAACGAAAAGGGATTAATGTTTCGGGTGGTCCTTGGCGGGTGGTTGATTTGGATAAAAAGAAGAATCGGATTATAATAACTAATAAAGAAAACGACCCGGCGCTTTTCCGCAAAACAATTTCTCTTGCTCGATGTCATTTTATTTCCGGCGTTAAGCCAAAAGGGGAAATAAAGGTTATGGCGAAAATCAGATTTAACCAAAAGGCGTCGCGCGCGAGATTAAGCGTTGTCGGGAACAAAGCGAAATTGATTTTTGAAAAACCGCAAAAAGCGGCGACACCGGGACAGTTCGCGGTTTTTTATAAAGGGAATGTTTGTTTAGGTGGTGGAGCGATTTGTTAA